A stretch of the Rosa rugosa chromosome 5, drRosRugo1.1, whole genome shotgun sequence genome encodes the following:
- the LOC133713134 gene encoding receptor-like protein kinase FERONIA, producing the protein MKPIISPLYLYLFLHILTLFVTGQSPPYIPVENITLACGNSGQLTSNDNRKWSGDIDSKFTPIGNASESINAPRSHTGSRVPYSKARLSRSNFTYTIPLSPGQKFICLHFNPDTYTPHFQRPNSLFAVTAGGFTLLKDFNASFTADAFGESPLVREFCVNIETGRRLEITFTPSRDAYAFINGIEIVSMPTGLYNTSSANMVDANAGSFAIGNKTALEMVYRLNVGGGPIWPNADTGMYLTWETADDIYLDNVSKKLSVLQNDTIELNFVEVPEYSAPKPVYTTGRSMGWDVTTGNNLTWVFPLDPNFYYLVRLHFCGIRNRERWFQIYLANQTADVIRWSGGDGIPVYKDYVVGMFMPPVGSQKKVDLFLALSPLPIGYADSNAMLNGLEIFKLSDSSGNFAGPNPNPPQLQPTSQKLDDTENKKSSPMVAIVAGVVAVFITLSVLIFLVSRRRWKLKDSGSGSRQTMNPGQFMPTNLCRYFPLEEITAATKNFNDTFIIGAGGFGNVYKGCTDGGATPVAIKRLKPGSSQGAHEFKTEIEMLSQLRHRHLVSLIGYCVDKGEMILVYDYMAHGTLRDHLYHTDNPPLPWEKRLQICVGTARGLQYLHNGAKGTIINRDVKSTNILLDDKWVAKVSDFGLSKGTTNMSETHISTMVKGSFGYLDPEYYRRQRLTEKSDVYSLGVVLFEVLCARPAVIQTEELKQVSLAEWAKICHQNGDLDQIIDPSLRGKISADCLNKFTEVAISCMHDDGTERPSMNDVVKELELALLLQQSAEGNTKCTDRNVETETSSSDHSCATNDSVKCISATIFSEINNPSGR; encoded by the coding sequence ATGAAACCAATCATCAGTCCTCTCTACCTCTACTTGTTCCTCCACATCCTCACTCTCTTCGTCACCGGTCAGTCGCCACCATACATCCCGGTCGAAAATATCACCCTTGCCTGTGGCAATTCCGGCCAACTAACCTCCAATGACAACAGAAAGTGGAGTGGAGATATCGACTCAAAATTCACCCCAATTGGTAACGCATCCGAATCCATAAATGCACCGCGGTCGCACACCGGTAGCCGAGTCCCTTACTCCAAAGCTCGGCTCTCTCGCTCCAACTTCACTTACACAATTCCCCTCTCTCCAGGCCAAAAATTCATCTGCTTGCATTTCAATCCGGATACATACACCCCGCACTTCCAACGCCCCAACTCCCTCTTCGCCGTCACCGCCGGCGGCTTCACTCTTCTCAAAGACTTCAACGCCTCCTTCACCGCCGACGCTTTCGGCGAGTCCCCGCTGGTCAGAGAATTCTGTGTAAACATCGAGACAGGACGGAGACTCGAGATCACCTTCACACCAAGCAGAGATGCGTACGCTTTCATCAACGGAATCGAAATCGTGTCCATGCCCACCGGTCTTTACAATACTTCTTCAGCTAACATGGTGGACGCCAATGCAGGCTCATTTGCGATCGGAAACAAAACAGCTCTGGAGATGGTGTACCGACTCAACGTCGGCGGAGGCCCCATCTGGCCGAACGCAGACACTGGCATGTACCTGACTTGGGAAACTGCCGACGATATTTATTTGGATAATGTAAGTAAAAAACTCAGCGTGCTACAAAACGATACAATCGAGCTCAACTTCGTCGAAGTTCCAGAATACTCTGCTCCAAAACCAGTTTACACAACAGGTCGGTCAATGGGTTGGGACGTAACCACCGGCAATAACCTCACATGGGTATTTCCCTTAGATCCCAACTTTTATTACCTGGTGAGACTCCATTTCTGTGGGATTCGAAACAGAGAGCGATGGTTTCAAATCTACTTGGCCAATCAAACCGCAGATGTCATCCGTTGGAGTGGAGGAGATGGGATTCCAGTTTACAAAGACTACGTTGTGGGCATGTTCATGCCTCCGGTCGGAAGCCAGAAAAAAGTTGACTTATTTCTCGCGCTTTCACCGCTCCCGATTGGGTATGCTGACAGCAATGCCATGTTGAACGGGCTGGAAATCTTCAAGCTCAGTGACTCGAGTGGGAATTTCGCCGGACCCAACCCCAATCCACCACAACTGCAGCCCACGTCACAAAAACTAGATGATACTGAAAATAAGAAGTCGAGTCCCATGGTTGCTATCGTTGCCGGTGTAGTTGCCGTCTTCATTACGCTCTCTGTTCTCATATTCTTGGTTTCGAGGCGACGATGGAAATTAAAGGACTCTGGGTCTGGCTCTAGGCAAACAATGAACCCGGGGCAATTTATGCCTACTAATTTGTGTCGTTACTTTCCGCTGGAAGAGATCACAGCCGCCACCAAAAACTTCAATGATACATTCATTATTGGAGCTGGAGGATTTGGCAACGTATACAAAGGATGCACTGATGGTGGAGCCACTCCAGTTGCCATAAAACGACTGAAACCAGGGTCATCGCAGGGTGCCCACGAGTTTAAGACCGAAATTGAGATGCTCTCCCAACTCCGTCATCGCCATTTGGTTTCATTAATTGGATATTGTGTTGATAAGGGCGAGATGATCTTAGTGTATGATTACATGGCACACGGAACCCTCCGTGACCATCTCTACCACACCGACAACCCGCCTCTTCCCTGGGAGAAGCGACTTCAGATTTGCGTAGGCACCGCTCGAGGGTTGCAATACCTTCATAATGGTGCAAAGGGCACCATCATTAACCGAGATGTGAAGAGCACAAACATATTATTGGATGACAAATGGGTGGCCAAAGTTTCAGATTTTGGGCTGTCTAAGGGCACGACTAACATGTCCGAAACCCACATCAGCACAATGGTGAAAGGCAGTTTTGGGTATCTGGACCCGGAATACTACCGCCGACAACGTCTGACTGAGAAGTCAGACGTGTACTCACTTGGTGTAGTGTTGTTTGAGGTATTGTGTGCAAGGCCAGCAGTGATTCAGACAGAAGAGCTGAAGCAAGTGAGCCTGGCTGAGTGGGCCAAGATCTGTCATCAGAATGGGGACCTTGATCAAATCATTGATCCAAGTTTGAGAGGTAAGATTTCAGCTGACTGCCTGAATAAGTTCACTGAGGTAGCTATCAGTTGCATGCATGATGATGGGACCGAACGACCATCCATGAATGATGTTGTAAAGGAGCTTGAGCTTGCATTGCTGCTTCAGCAGAGTGCAGAAGGGAATACCAAATGCACTGATAGGAATGTTGAAACTGAAACAAGCAGTAGTGACCACAGTTGTGCCACCAACGATTCCGTCAAATGTATATCTGCGACAATCTTCTCTGAGATTAACAACCCAAGTGGGAGATGA